The genomic DNA GGGTATTCATACGGTAGCGGGGATTATGAGTACAAGTGAGTATTATATTGAAATCTCTGCTGCCCTTGCTAATCGAGTTGGGTTGAACGCCAATAATCCCGATATCATTCGTCACTATAGAGACAAATCTCTTCTTAGGACGACCTTATCGGCCAATCAAGAGATTAATCAGCCCCTTTTTATGATTGTTGATGAAGAAAACGGAATGGAGAAGCTACATGAGCTCATGGATTTTCCGTACATTGTAAAACCAGCAGAAGATAGCGGTTCAAATGATGTCAAGCTATGTTATAACCGAAGAGAGATAGAAGAACAGGTCCAAGCCATTCTGTCAAAAGAAGTGAACATGCGGAACCAGAGAATGCATCCCAAAGTGCTAATTGAAGAGTATATTGGGGGGGACGAATATAGTGTTGAGGTGTTTGGAACTGGAAAGGATCTTATAACCATTGGAATCACCGAAAAAACGACGAAGGGAAGCCCCTACTTTATAGAAGATAGGCATATTTTCCCTTCTCGTATTCCAGTAGAACTAACAGCTTTGATTGAAAGATCAGTTCAATTAGCCATAGGTGAGCTGGGTCATCTAAACGGGGCAGTCCACGCTGAAGTGAAAGTAGAGGCAGGAAGCTGCTATATTATAGAAATCAATCCCCGCTTGGCTGGAGGTATGATTCCTGAACTTATTAAGCAAGCAACAGGGATCGATCTCCTAGAGCTGCACGTTCGTTCCTTTATAGAATCAATCGATTCAATGATGTATGAGACAGCTTACTATAGTGGAATTCAGTTCGTCACGTCCTCCTCAACCGGTGTTTTAAAGGCGATAAATGGCATGGAGAATATTGAGCGATTTCCTGGCTTTCATATGGCTTCGTTAGACAGTAAGAAGGGGAAGAGAGTGAGAAAGCCTAGGAATTCTTCAGATCGCCTGGGATATGTCATCGTTACCTCAAGTAGCTACGAGGGATTAGAGAGAAAACTCAATAGTATAGAAGAAGTCCTCTCCATTGAACTGGAGTAAAGCGATGCATAAAAAAAGCTACTACCACCAGATAGTAGCTTTTTTCTATTTTTTTTAGATAGGCATGGTGACTTCTTTCAGCGCATATTCCTCTAGTTTCTTACCGTGAACCTTTCCGTTAGGAAGGAAGGGGAACTTATCAATGCAGATCAGTTTATCAGGATACATATAGGTAGGAAGAGCTGAAATGATCTGTTTCCTTATGATAGAAGACTGATCTGGTGGATATTGAACGAATAGAGTAAGGAAGGAGCTCTTCTTCTCTTCCTTAAAACTCACCACTTTGCTCAATATGCCAAGTTCTTCTACGATTCTCTCCATATGGCAGGGATAAAAGGTAGCTCCCATTCGATGGATGGCCCCGTCGTGTCTACCAATAACGAAAAGGTTTCCCTCTTCATCAAAGTAACCAAAATCTTTCATATCAAGCCACCCGTTAAGAAGAGGTAAAGAGGCATTGCCGACTTCATCAAGATATCCTTCCATAAGTCCATTGCCCTTGGCATAAATGTGACCGATTTCACCAGGGATGGTCTCAATAAAGTCTTCATTAAATATTATAACGGAGGAACCTGGCAATAAGGTCCCCGTTCCCTTCAGATGTCCAAGGTTCGTAGAGGTTAAGTTGCCAGCTTCAGACGAACCGTAATAATCTAAAAGTGGAATGCCGAATACGGAATAAAAGCGCTCTTTTAACACATTTGGAACAGGGGCGCCACTCGTGAACCACATACGGACGTTGCGTTTGATTTGCTGGACGTGCTTCACATTCCTTTCGGCCAATTGAACAATGAGGTACGTGGTGGCTATGGTTGCTTCCACTACAGACACATTTCGTTGATTGATGATAGAAGGTAAAGTCCGTGTACTCTGATAATCACACACGATGAGAGTTCCGCCCGTCACCCACCATTGGATGATCATGTTAAGCCCCCAAATATTGAAAAATGGAACAACTGGCAGAATCACTTCATCATGGTTATATCTCATACCGATAGCGGTTGAGTACATATTTGAGAATAGGGATGCACCTGACTTCATAATGCCTTTGGGCAATCCTGTAGACCCTGATGAGAAAAGGATGACGGCATCACGACGGTGGTACCATTGGGTAAGGTCTAAATCCATGTCATTTTGCTGAGAAATAGTACTGGCGGCTTTTATCGTTGAGTGCAAGTTAATAAACGTGGTATGTTCCACTCCCGCATCTTCAGTTGATAGAATCCAATGAGACCTTGTTTTCTTATGGATCCAATCAAAATCGGTGGAACTTATGTCTGGATCAAGGAGGACGATAGAGCAGTTAACGTGCATCAATGAAAACAGAGAAACTAGAAATGAATAGTTATTAGGACAGCATAGAGTCACCCTGTCCCCTTCCTGAACACCATGTTTCAAGAGGACCATAGAGTGACGTATCACATCACTCTTAAACTGAACAGCTGTATACTCCTTTTGATCATCTATAATAAAACTATTATTCTTCTGATCTAGCTTCATATTATTACCTCCTTTGGCTACAGATATCCTAAGGTATCCCAAAAGTAAATTCTATGGTAATTAACGCAATAATTTGGATTTTGTGAAATATATGTTAAATTACCAATTTTGCGGAATACACGTATACTAAAAATTAGCCGGTATATTATACTTTGAGTACAGAAAGATATAAATTATGACAAAAAGGAGTGTTGGAATTTGAAGAAATTTTTCGACTTTTCAGATATAAGGGGAGAAGATTTAGAGAAATTAATCGATTTGGCATTGGATTACAAGACTGGGAAGGTAAATGATCAGCCACTGTTAGATAAAAACATAGGATTGCTCTTCAACGTTCCATCAACTAGAACGAGAATATCCTTTCAAACAGCCATTAAACAGTTAGGCGGGGAAGCATTGACATACAGCGCCAATGAGCTACAATTGGCCAACAAGGAAAGCATGAAAGATACGGCCACGGTCATGGGTAAGTACTTGGACGGTCTGGTTGTCCGTTGGTATAACATGAACGATTATGGTTATGGTCGGAATACATTAGAAGAAATTGCATTGAACTCACAATTACCCGTAATCAATGCGTTGGATGACAAGGACCATCCATGCCAGATCATGGCGGATGTTCTAACTCTCAAAGAAAAGTACGGTCAACAATACAAAAAGAAAAAAGTACTCTTCACTTGGGGATATGCAGAGAGGAAAAAATCACCTGGGTGCACCCACAGTATGCTGACGGCGGCTTCCCTACTCGGTATGGATTTGAGAATTGCCCACCCTGAGGGCTACGAACTCGATGATCAGTATTTGTCCTTTGCCAAACAGGCAGCGCAAAAATCGGGTGCAAATATCGAATTTTCCAATAACCTAGATGAAGCCATCGAAGATGTTGATGTGGTCTACGCAAAAGCTTGGGGTAGCCTTTCCTTACCTGGTTATGAAGAGCAGCAGTATAAAAGTGAGATAAGAGATCAATGGCTAGTCAATCATGAACGTTTTGCAAGAGCCAACCAAGATGCATATTTTATTAACCCCCTCCCGATCATCAGAGGAGATGAAGCCATTAAGGAAATTATTGATGGTCCAAGATCCCTAATGTATGACACCGCAGAAAACAGACTCCATGTTCAAAAAGCTACACTAGCCTCAATGTACTCAAAAGATAAAAACCTTCAGCTCGTTTAATCCTTATTGAAATCTACCAGCCTGTATCAGTGAACCACTTATGGACCTAAGCCGGGGAAGACAAAAACTCCTGCCATAATAGAGAGAATCCTTCAAAGGCATATTCAAATCGCTAGAATGAACAGATCAAAGCTGTTTCAAACTAATAACGATTATTGGAGGAACTATGAAGCTGCCATTAAAAACTGCCATAGTAGATAGAAATTTGTCGTTAGTGAACCAAACTCATCTATTTCTTAAATCCAGTCCGATTGATATAGACGTACAATATAGCGTGTACATCGAAAATGAAATTTTTAGTCTTGATGATTTGGCTGCATGTGATCTTGATTTAATCATTATGAGTAATACCAATTTGTCTGCTTTGAAGATGCTACGAAAATATTTGCAGCAGCAACATTTACTCACTGGCCAAGAAAGTCCCATGGTGATGATTTTTGATGATACGGTAGTGAACATACAGCGAATTCATCTAATGTGGGAAATCTCGAATAGCATCATCCTTAATAGGAGGAAAGAAGATCTGTTGCTGGCCATTCAAACTTTAGCCAATGGCGGTTTCTACTATTCGAAAGAGTTCTCGGGTTACAACGAAAGCAAAGGATACTTCCGCAATAATGTGAATAAGTTGCCTTTGACCAAAACGGAGATATCGGTCGTCAAAGAGCTGATCCGTGATAAAACCAATCAAGAAATCGCCAATACACTCTACATGAGTCGACGGACAGTGGAGTATCACATCACTTCATGTATTCAAAAGTTTGAAGTGAACTCCAGAGTAGGTCTAGCAGTGAAAGCCCTTTCAATCATTGAGAGGGAGTCATATGATTCATTAATGAATGAACTGGTAAAGTGAAAGGAGGGACGTGACGATGAAAGGCCTAATGGTGACACTCGTCCCCTTTGAAGAGGAAGATGTGGAATTAATCTATCAGTGGAGACAATCCGACCTTACAAGCACGTTGATGAGCGGATCATTGAACTTTGTATCATTAAGTGAAATGAAGGAACAGATGAAGCAAGACAAATCCAGATACGTAGGAGTTAAGACCAATGCAGGGAGAAAAATCGGTTTTATCTCTTGGCATGAGGTGAAAACCCAGGGGAATTATCAAATTGGTGGGACCATTGGGGATCCATCAATCTGGGATGAAGGTTATGGTGTGGAAGCAACAAAGTTGGTCATGGATTATCTGTTCCATTTCAAGAATGCCCATCGCCTGCAGTTTGTGACGGGCTTATACAATACGAGGACCATCGGGATGCTCATGAAACATACTACCCAAATAGAAGGAATTCTGAGAGATTATTATTTTCTTGATGGGTCCTACCATGATGCAGTCATCTGTTCAGTCCTACGAGATGAATATTATGAATACTACGAAGAGAATCCTGAATTTTACTACAATATTTTTGATCCTGAGACATTAAAGGAAACAAAAGATAAATTCAAGAGGTACTACGAGAATCAACGAAGTCTCTTTTCAAATTTAGGAGTGTGAAGGAAATCGTGAAAGGAAAAGTCGCGATCGTCACGGGTGGGTCCCAAGGTATTGGAAGAGCAATTGCCAAACGCATGGCGGAACAGGGGGCAACCGTGATTGTCACCTACCTCCGCAATAAGGAAGAAGCGGTAAAGACGGTCGAGACAATTAATGACGAATTCCCCTCAGCCTGTACAGCCATTCACCTTGATGTAAGAGAGTATGATCACGTTGAAGAAGTATTCAATCAAGTGAGGAAAAAGCATGGATCGATTGATGTTTTGATCAATAATGCAGCAGTTAGTGCCGAAAGGGCCTTAGCAATCAATAGTCTCGATAATTGGGGAGAGATCTTATCAACCAATATCATGGGCACGATCAATTGTATCAAAGCGGTTTCCTTACCTATGCTCATGGCTCGAAAAGGGAGTATCGTCAGCATCTCTTCCATTGCAGGAATCAAAGGGATTCCGAAGTTAAGCAGCTATTCAGCCAGCAAAGCTGGAATTATCGGACTTACTCGATCACTAAGCAAGGAATTTGCCAATTTTAACGTAAGAATTAATGTCGTCGCACCCGGCTATATAGAGGGAACGCGAATGTTTAATGAAATTGAAGAGAAGGATTTGATTGAATACAAGGAACAAATTGACTTAAAGAGGTTTGGTCAACCGGAGGAAATCGCCAAGGCGGTCGGATTTATCTGTTCAGATGATGCCAGTTACATTACTGGACAGACTTTGGTTGTAGATGGTGGTCTATCAATCTAGTGAAATAGGTGAAAAATGATGAAAAAAGCACTAATCTTACCCCCACAAATGACGATCAGAACAGGGCATCTCCTGGAGTATTACAATCAATTCGAAGAAGTTCAATCCTATTTCGATGAAGCAAGCGA from Rossellomorea marisflavi includes the following:
- a CDS encoding ATP-grasp domain-containing protein → MRPNILLFIESNTTGTGRKAFDIAKENGYNGILLTNSINQYHDFSGIEYKVCDTNDLDCLYQEVEKLGIHTVAGIMSTSEYYIEISAALANRVGLNANNPDIIRHYRDKSLLRTTLSANQEINQPLFMIVDEENGMEKLHELMDFPYIVKPAEDSGSNDVKLCYNRREIEEQVQAILSKEVNMRNQRMHPKVLIEEYIGGDEYSVEVFGTGKDLITIGITEKTTKGSPYFIEDRHIFPSRIPVELTALIERSVQLAIGELGHLNGAVHAEVKVEAGSCYIIEINPRLAGGMIPELIKQATGIDLLELHVRSFIESIDSMMYETAYYSGIQFVTSSSTGVLKAINGMENIERFPGFHMASLDSKKGKRVRKPRNSSDRLGYVIVTSSSYEGLERKLNSIEEVLSIELE
- a CDS encoding class I adenylate-forming enzyme family protein; this translates as MKLDQKNNSFIIDDQKEYTAVQFKSDVIRHSMVLLKHGVQEGDRVTLCCPNNYSFLVSLFSLMHVNCSIVLLDPDISSTDFDWIHKKTRSHWILSTEDAGVEHTTFINLHSTIKAASTISQQNDMDLDLTQWYHRRDAVILFSSGSTGLPKGIMKSGASLFSNMYSTAIGMRYNHDEVILPVVPFFNIWGLNMIIQWWVTGGTLIVCDYQSTRTLPSIINQRNVSVVEATIATTYLIVQLAERNVKHVQQIKRNVRMWFTSGAPVPNVLKERFYSVFGIPLLDYYGSSEAGNLTSTNLGHLKGTGTLLPGSSVIIFNEDFIETIPGEIGHIYAKGNGLMEGYLDEVGNASLPLLNGWLDMKDFGYFDEEGNLFVIGRHDGAIHRMGATFYPCHMERIVEELGILSKVVSFKEEKKSSFLTLFVQYPPDQSSIIRKQIISALPTYMYPDKLICIDKFPFLPNGKVHGKKLEEYALKEVTMPI
- a CDS encoding ornithine carbamoyltransferase translates to MKKFFDFSDIRGEDLEKLIDLALDYKTGKVNDQPLLDKNIGLLFNVPSTRTRISFQTAIKQLGGEALTYSANELQLANKESMKDTATVMGKYLDGLVVRWYNMNDYGYGRNTLEEIALNSQLPVINALDDKDHPCQIMADVLTLKEKYGQQYKKKKVLFTWGYAERKKSPGCTHSMLTAASLLGMDLRIAHPEGYELDDQYLSFAKQAAQKSGANIEFSNNLDEAIEDVDVVYAKAWGSLSLPGYEEQQYKSEIRDQWLVNHERFARANQDAYFINPLPIIRGDEAIKEIIDGPRSLMYDTAENRLHVQKATLASMYSKDKNLQLV
- a CDS encoding response regulator transcription factor → MKLPLKTAIVDRNLSLVNQTHLFLKSSPIDIDVQYSVYIENEIFSLDDLAACDLDLIIMSNTNLSALKMLRKYLQQQHLLTGQESPMVMIFDDTVVNIQRIHLMWEISNSIILNRRKEDLLLAIQTLANGGFYYSKEFSGYNESKGYFRNNVNKLPLTKTEISVVKELIRDKTNQEIANTLYMSRRTVEYHITSCIQKFEVNSRVGLAVKALSIIERESYDSLMNELVK
- a CDS encoding GNAT family N-acetyltransferase, which codes for MKGLMVTLVPFEEEDVELIYQWRQSDLTSTLMSGSLNFVSLSEMKEQMKQDKSRYVGVKTNAGRKIGFISWHEVKTQGNYQIGGTIGDPSIWDEGYGVEATKLVMDYLFHFKNAHRLQFVTGLYNTRTIGMLMKHTTQIEGILRDYYFLDGSYHDAVICSVLRDEYYEYYEENPEFYYNIFDPETLKETKDKFKRYYENQRSLFSNLGV
- a CDS encoding SDR family NAD(P)-dependent oxidoreductase, with amino-acid sequence MKEIVKGKVAIVTGGSQGIGRAIAKRMAEQGATVIVTYLRNKEEAVKTVETINDEFPSACTAIHLDVREYDHVEEVFNQVRKKHGSIDVLINNAAVSAERALAINSLDNWGEILSTNIMGTINCIKAVSLPMLMARKGSIVSISSIAGIKGIPKLSSYSASKAGIIGLTRSLSKEFANFNVRINVVAPGYIEGTRMFNEIEEKDLIEYKEQIDLKRFGQPEEIAKAVGFICSDDASYITGQTLVVDGGLSI